CTCGCGTCAGCACCTGCGTGGTGTCGGTTCCGCGCAGCAGCGCGGCGGCCACGTCGCGCGTCGCTGCGAGCCACCGTTCGCGTCTCAGTGACCGGTCGTGCAACTGGGCGTTGTCGATCGCCACCCCAGCGACGCCCGCGAGCGCGGTGACCAACTCGACGTCTTCGTCGGTGAAGCCGCGGCCTTCCCGAGAATCGCTCAGATACAGGTTTCCATACACCGTGTCCGCACCGTGATCGGCACGCCGAGGAACGACATCAGCGGTGGATGATGCGCCGGAGAGCCAACCGGCGCCGGATGCTGCGACAGATCCTCGAGCAGCAGCACCTCCGGCTCACCGACCAGCAATCCGAGGATGCCGTGACCTTCCGGCAGCTCGCCGATGCGCTCCACGGTGGGGGCATCCATGCCCGTGTGCACGGACTTACGCTGTCCCCCACCCTCGGCGATCACACCCACGGCGGCGTACTCGGCGTCGACCATCGCACGGGCAACCTCGACGATGCGATCAAGCACGCTTGCGAGCGTCAGCTCCGCGGACGCAAGATCCACGAAAGCGTCGACAAGCCGCCACACGCCATCACGCGCGCCGATGATCCCGCTGGTGCGACGCAACTCGGCGAACACGCATCCATGACCCAAGCGCGGCGGCGACGAATCCGTGCGGAACGCTTATAGAGCCATCGGCACGCCAGACTGTTGACGAGGCATGCGTCTCACCGCCTTGTCGCGGCTCTCCGCACGGGGCATCCGCAGCCGCTGCGCGCGCCGGCAGAGAGGTCGTGAAGGGTCAGGACGGCGATGTCGTAGGGGTACCAGCGGTGACCGATGCCGAACACCGCACCCAGTTCGATGAGGTGTCCAAGCTCGGCGAGGAAGTCCACGCGCGACGCCGCACGCGACGGTTGCAGCTGATCAAGCGTCGCTCCGGGCCGTGCTGCCAGCACCGTGGCCGCGTCCAACGCGTGGAGTCTCCGGGCTTCGAAGGCCGCGAAGCCCCTGTGACGGTACGCGTGCACGGTTGACTTCCCGAGCCCGACGGCGTGTGTCATCGCTGTCCGCAGCAGCCGACACGGGGGTGGCGGCAGCGGGCGACTGGAAGAGAACGGGCTGGGCGGATGCCCGCTGATCTGGGTGTCGAGCTCGTCGGCGATCCATGCCACGAGGCCGCGTGCGCCCGCGGGCACGCTCAATCTGGCGACGCCGGCGGTGCGTTCGAGGTCTTCGATCGTGGCCCAGGATGTCCGCGGCATGGCGAATGCCCGGCGGTGCCTGGGCGAGGTCGACACTGACCGTTGGACCGTTCCCTGCACGCCGCGGACGGGGGGACGCGGCGATCACCTGAGCGGTGACGTGAGCCAGTCCAGCCATGGTCTGCAGCAACGCGCTGGTCAACTCCCTGACCCGACCGGCGAGGACAACGCGGTGATCACGGTCGTGCGGATGCTCCGGCGTGACCGGCAGCGCGCGGAGCCAGCGTCCGGTCGTCTGCGCCGTGTCCAGCGGTACATCGACCAGTCGCACCGACGCCGGCGGCCTGGGCAGCCAGCGATCGGATACGCGACCGTGCCAGAGCCTGGTCCGCAGCGGTGAAGGCACGGCATCGACGTGCCGTCGGGTCGGTCGACCACCTCTGTTGCCGATGCCGGGATTGATGACAGGTTCCCCTCGCCGCGGTCAGCGGGCAGTGTGCCCGTGTCCCGAGAGCACCCCGACGCTCGACCCCGAGTGGCCGGGCGGCTGCACGACGCGCTGCAGACCTCCGCCCACCAGGTGGCCGATCAGGCCGGGTGCGGGGCATGGCAGTCCGCTGGTGGTGGATCCTCCGCGTGCGCCTCAGCGGTGTCGACGCTCACCGCGCCGGACGCGAGTCTGTCGTGGCGCCCGCCTCTCGTGCAGGCGGCCTC
The sequence above is drawn from the Euzebyales bacterium genome and encodes:
- a CDS encoding GAF domain-containing protein is translated as MFAELRRTSGIIGARDGVWRLVDAFVDLASAELTLASVLDRIVEVARAMVDAEYAAVGVIAEGGGQRKSVHTGMDAPTVERIGELPEGHGILGLLVGEPEVLLLEDLSQHPAPVGSPAHHPPLMSFLGVPITVRTRCMETCI